GAACCGGTTTTCAAAGAGGGAAAAAACGTGGGAAAACTCATTCGAAACATCAGTCCGGCTTTTCACTGGTACATGCAAAGAATTACTGCCATGATTCTGGTGGTGGGACTCTTTGTACATTTCTGGGTTTTGCATTTTGCCATTGAAAGACCGGTAACATTTGAAAAAGTGCAGGACAGGCTCTTATCACCCGGCTGGGTCTTTTTTGATGTGATACTTTTGATAGCCGTCATTTACCATGCTTTTAATGGATTGTACAATGTGATCAGTGATTACAACCCCCGGCCTGCCCTTCAAAAAATCATAGCCTGGACACTCATTTTTGTGGGGGCTATCATTGTTATTTATGGCATACTGGCCCTCTTACCTTTCACACGGCAGGGAGGTGTATGATGTCCAATCGGAAACCAGGCTTTCTGAAAGA
This window of the Candidatus Neomarinimicrobiota bacterium genome carries:
- the sdhC gene encoding succinate dehydrogenase, cytochrome b556 subunit; translation: MGKLIRNISPAFHWYMQRITAMILVVGLFVHFWVLHFAIERPVTFEKVQDRLLSPGWVFFDVILLIAVIYHAFNGLYNVISDYNPRPALQKIIAWTLIFVGAIIVIYGILALLPFTRQGGV